In the genome of Coregonus clupeaformis isolate EN_2021a chromosome 1, ASM2061545v1, whole genome shotgun sequence, one region contains:
- the LOC121582602 gene encoding ciliogenesis-associated TTC17-interacting protein-like has protein sequence MQIHSEFLKEELKAEHASYLQQHPVLRAMMSDFLQFLLLQKPSNVIMFAREDFSFSAPADPRGAPSTPLHLEDTLWLHLDSLVASAHRHFSEDNTILVSSCH, from the coding sequence GAGGAGTTGAAGGCGGAGCATGCCTCGTACCTGCAGCAGCACCCGGTGCTCCGCGCCATGATGAGTGACTTCTTGCAGTTCCTGTTACTACAAAAACCAAGCAACGTCATCATGTTCGCCCGTGAGGATTTCTCTTTCTCTGCTCCCGCCGACCCCCGGGGGGCCCCTTCAACACCTCTTCACCTTGAGGACACACTGTGGTTGCATCTTGATAGTCTAGTAGCTTCCGCTCACAGGCACTTTAGTGAGGACAATACTATTCTGGTTAGCAGTTGTCACTAG